The following are encoded in a window of Methanococcus voltae genomic DNA:
- the crcB gene encoding fluoride efflux transporter CrcB — protein MRELLLIGIGGFLGAVLRYAISGIIPVKFGIPSGTLTVNLIGSLIMGFVLYSCLLVDIPVEWKILITTGFCGALTTFSTFSYETFSLMDEGYLLKAFYNVFLNVAGCLFMIYIGRQISYSLFNISL, from the coding sequence TTGCGAGAATTATTACTTATTGGGATAGGCGGTTTTTTGGGTGCAGTTTTAAGGTATGCAATAAGTGGAATAATCCCCGTAAAATTTGGAATACCTTCGGGAACTTTAACAGTTAATTTAATTGGTAGTTTAATAATGGGCTTCGTGCTTTACTCTTGCTTATTAGTAGACATTCCCGTGGAATGGAAAATTTTAATAACTACGGGCTTCTGTGGAGCTTTAACTACGTTCTCAACGTTTAGTTACGAAACATTTTCTTTAATGGACGAAGGTTATTTGCTTAAAGCATTTTACAACGTTTTTTTAAACGTTGCAGGCTGTTTATTTATGATATACATTGGTAGACAGATATCATATTCATTATTCAACATATCTTTATAA
- the pgi gene encoding glucose-6-phosphate isomerase, producing the protein MKGIYKFNFDNVLKDKIGETGISIDEIDELRDFTNLAKANVTKKYEKGELGFIEVLNEDLEIYEEVKELSKEFDYIIIIGIGGSILGSKAIHQGIYGSSNTYHPKVFYLDNSDPEKIYETLKAVKLEKTLIFVISKSGNTVETLANYFVIKKHMDKNNITPAKPNFVAITGGGLLQKIADKEGYMCYKVPENVGGRFSVLSAVGLAPLACLNVDIHNLVKGAKKMNDICQTDNIFRNPALLNSLIHYKMDNTGKKISLMMPYIGRLHQFGMWYRQLWAESLGKDGNGQTPVIALGATDQHSQLQLYMDGPEDKIMTFLKVNSFKQDYSIETDYDSDLKGHKLSELINSEQLGTEKSITEKGIPNVKITLSELNEYTLGMLTYSYELQTAYSGELFCINAFNQPAVEHAKKLSHAVLKGSIVEKSYNEIKIE; encoded by the coding sequence ATGAAAGGGATATACAAGTTCAATTTTGATAATGTACTTAAAGATAAGATTGGGGAAACTGGAATATCTATCGATGAAATTGACGAATTAAGAGATTTTACAAATTTAGCAAAAGCAAACGTAACAAAAAAATATGAAAAAGGAGAATTAGGGTTTATTGAAGTTTTAAATGAAGATTTAGAAATATATGAGGAAGTAAAAGAATTATCAAAAGAATTTGACTATATAATAATCATTGGAATTGGGGGTTCCATTTTAGGTTCAAAAGCAATACATCAAGGTATATACGGTTCTAGTAATACATATCATCCAAAAGTGTTTTATTTGGATAATTCAGACCCTGAAAAGATTTACGAAACTTTAAAAGCGGTAAAATTAGAAAAAACTTTGATATTCGTGATTAGTAAATCCGGAAATACTGTGGAAACCCTTGCAAATTACTTTGTAATAAAAAAACATATGGATAAAAATAATATTACTCCTGCGAAACCAAATTTTGTTGCAATAACTGGTGGCGGTCTTTTGCAAAAAATAGCTGACAAAGAAGGTTATATGTGTTATAAAGTACCTGAAAACGTTGGCGGTAGGTTTTCAGTTCTTTCAGCGGTAGGACTTGCCCCATTAGCTTGTTTAAATGTGGATATTCACAACCTTGTTAAAGGAGCTAAAAAAATGAACGATATTTGTCAAACTGACAATATATTTAGAAATCCTGCACTCTTGAATTCATTGATACATTACAAAATGGACAATACGGGTAAAAAAATATCGCTTATGATGCCCTATATTGGTAGATTACACCAATTTGGAATGTGGTATAGACAACTTTGGGCGGAAAGTTTAGGAAAAGATGGCAATGGACAAACCCCCGTTATAGCTTTAGGAGCTACGGATCAACATTCACAACTTCAATTGTACATGGATGGACCGGAAGACAAAATTATGACATTTTTAAAAGTAAATAGTTTTAAACAGGATTATTCAATTGAAACAGATTATGATTCAGACCTTAAAGGACATAAACTGTCTGAATTGATAAATTCAGAGCAATTAGGTACTGAAAAGTCAATTACTGAAAAAGGAATACCCAATGTAAAAATTACCCTTAGTGAATTAAACGAATATACTTTGGGGATGTTAACCTACTCATATGAGCTTCAAACGGCTTATAGTGGAGAATTATTTTGTATAAATGCGTTTAATCAGCCAGCTGTAGAGCATGCTAAAAAATTATCCCATGCTGTTCTTAAAGGAAGTATCGTAGAAAAATCATACAATGAAATAAAAATTGAGTAA
- the pfkC gene encoding ADP-specific phosphofructokinase: MPFKNLNDVKEHCENLENVSIFLGYNANVDALKYISNENEIYELLDEKNNIGDIKIDINKIIENITIYPREIKTPEEFLARLILAMKSGKPVEIPLISANLSPNFKKWLDDLKFNEKRIGGQVGIIANLLSILNLEKIIAYTPLLSKKQSEMFENKGNHTNIFYPVLKKDNQDVKVSLENINNAYKDDETKINRIFEYKEFDFEFNNEKIDIPRANRLILASRPENLRIDISDDIRNELPEMGKYIDCAIVSGYQSIKEKYSDGKTDEYYFKRAVEDIKLLKSKNPDLKVHLEFASVQNPELRKKIVEYLYPVVDCAGLDETEIANILNSLGYSEISEKILTDSKIEDVIGASKIVLEKYDLEMIQIHTIFYIMFICKKIEDKTKNNIKIAQLKKSLEFATILASTKAKNGLITSIEDLKMGLETPYNQYGDLLIDLVSNISNSSEFDNYNIVLVPSRIVKNPKSTVGLGDTISSGAFVSYVADLKNNNIL, translated from the coding sequence TTGCCATTTAAAAATTTGAATGATGTAAAGGAACATTGTGAAAATTTAGAAAATGTATCCATATTTTTGGGATATAATGCAAACGTAGATGCTTTAAAATACATCTCTAATGAAAATGAGATATATGAGCTTTTAGATGAAAAAAACAACATTGGCGATATAAAAATTGATATAAATAAGATAATTGAAAATATAACAATTTACCCTCGAGAAATAAAAACTCCTGAGGAGTTCTTAGCACGTCTAATTTTAGCGATGAAATCAGGCAAACCTGTTGAAATACCATTAATAAGTGCAAATTTATCCCCAAATTTTAAAAAATGGTTAGATGATTTAAAATTTAATGAAAAGAGAATTGGTGGGCAAGTTGGAATTATTGCTAATTTGCTATCGATATTAAATTTAGAAAAAATAATAGCTTATACGCCATTATTATCCAAAAAACAAAGTGAAATGTTTGAAAATAAAGGTAATCATACCAATATATTCTACCCTGTTTTAAAAAAGGATAATCAGGATGTAAAAGTCTCTTTAGAAAATATAAATAACGCGTATAAAGATGATGAAACCAAAATAAACAGAATTTTTGAATATAAGGAGTTCGATTTTGAATTTAATAATGAAAAAATTGATATTCCTAGGGCAAATCGTTTAATTCTTGCTTCTCGTCCTGAAAATTTACGTATTGATATTTCTGATGATATAAGAAATGAATTACCCGAAATGGGTAAATACATTGATTGTGCGATTGTTTCAGGATATCAAAGCATTAAAGAAAAGTATTCTGACGGAAAAACTGATGAATATTACTTTAAAAGAGCAGTTGAAGACATTAAGCTTTTAAAAAGCAAAAATCCGGATTTAAAAGTACATTTGGAATTTGCTTCAGTTCAAAACCCTGAGTTACGTAAGAAAATTGTTGAATATTTATATCCTGTTGTGGATTGTGCAGGATTAGATGAAACGGAAATAGCCAATATATTGAATTCGTTGGGCTATTCGGAAATAAGTGAAAAAATACTAACAGATAGTAAAATAGAAGATGTAATAGGGGCTTCTAAAATAGTTCTTGAAAAATACGACTTAGAAATGATACAAATCCACACGATTTTCTATATCATGTTTATTTGTAAAAAAATTGAAGACAAAACTAAAAACAACATAAAAATTGCTCAATTAAAAAAATCTTTAGAATTTGCTACAATTTTGGCATCAACCAAAGCTAAAAATGGTTTGATAACCAGTATTGAAGATTTAAAAATGGGTTTAGAGACTCCATATAACCAATATGGGGACTTACTGATAGATTTAGTTTCGAATATTTCGAATTCCTCTGAATTTGACAATTATAATATCGTGCTTGTTCCATCTAGAATTGTAAAAAACCCTAAAAGTACCGTGGGACTTGGAGATACCATATCGTCAGGTGCTTTCGTTAGTTATGTAGCAGATTTAAAAAATAACAACATATTATAA